One window of Fusarium keratoplasticum isolate Fu6.1 chromosome 2, whole genome shotgun sequence genomic DNA carries:
- a CDS encoding Zn(2)-C6 fungal-type domain-containing protein: protein MMSKPCWECLKRRLVCDLGRPGCQKCQSRDTECPGYDKKPLKWLQPGQTRSKGRRAKNESNVIQLALKDTTEATTFFEAIEYYNVHICPDLVANGSGATTKSPFIIPLANAPYAPATIRHCLVSSALAHRILQSEQGFEEDRAILASRLQTYRGAAIRHLASGVKLGSEVGWHNTSGRDGRDATLASMLVFLFAELQQSFSPNWRQHCDAAHTLIDLFGGTAQLIQEWPWFNHLFRYFILIDIMGTVTAPAPEVERANRQLEYIGLLPSMYGVGLWTSLPCPPELLADIILVNHMRATATDDPLFAQHQHSSAIDLLKRIMAFSVEDWAASINPYPQPKSSDKTVIQRQTELLGWQRVAYIYQSAVALYCISALLNPERNINNNQTTPDFDILSLQTSCRKALLQDLRDVALDPKSELRKYLMWPTVIAGVELDADDDTSKAFILEELGWASKMFGTASLLVAQDLLKRIWGSGKTGMRNWDDLFDRPYAFVM, encoded by the exons ATGATGAGCAAACCGTGCTGGGAATGCCTCAAGCGACGTCTCGTCTGCGACCTGGGCCGTCCGGGATGTCAGAAGTGTCAGAGTCGGGATACAGAGTGTCCGGGATACGATAAGAAGCCGCTCAAGTGGCTTCAGCCTGGACAAACTAGGTCCAAGGGACGTCGCGCTAAGAACGAGTCCAACGTTATCCAGCTTGCCCTCAAGGACACAACCGAAGCGACCACATTCTTTGAAGCGATCGAGTACT ACAATGTCCACATTTGCCCCGATCTGGTAGCCAACGGTTCCGGCGCCACGACAAAGTCCCCCTTCATCATTCCCCTTGCAAACGCACCTTATGCCCCTGCTACCATCAGGCATTGCCTTGTCTCCTCAGCCCTAGCACATCGCATCTTGCAGTCGGAGCAAGGATTCGAGGAAGACCGTGCCATTCTGGCAAGCAGGCTGCAGACGTATCGTGGTGCGGCAATTCGTCACTTGGCCAGCGGGGTCAAGCTTGGTTCGGAAGTAGGATGGCATAACACCAGTGGTCGCGACGGTCGAGACGCCACTCTGGCTTCTATGCTGGTGTTTCTCTTTGCCGAG CTCCAGCAAAGTTTCTCTCCCAACTGGCGTCAGCATTGTGATGCTGCGCATACCCTCATCGATCTCTTCGGTGGTACGGCACAGCTCATCCAAGAATGGCCTTGGTTCAATCATCTCTTTCGATATTTTATCCT CATAGACATCATGGGCACCGTCACAGCGCCGGCCCCAGAAGTAGAACGTGCAAATCGTCAGCTCGAGTATATCGGCCTACTACCTTCCATGTACGGTGTTGGCCTCTGGACCTCTCTTCCATGTCCCCCAGAGCTCTTGGCCGACATTATTCTCGTGAACCACATGCGAGCCACAGCGACGGATGACCCTCTTTTTGCGCAGCACCAGCACTCCTCCGCCATCGACCTTCTCAAACGTATCATGGCTTTTTCGGTGGAAGACTGGGCAGCCAGCATTAATCCTTATCCACAGCCGAAAAGTTCTGACAAGACCGTTATCCAACGTCAGACCGAGTTACTCGGCTGGCAACGAGTTGCCTACATATACCAGTCTGCGGTTGCTCTGTACTGTATATCCGCCCTCCTCAACCCCGAGCGCAACATTAACAACAACCAAACCACTCCCGACTTTGACATCCTATCACTACAAACATCATGCCGAAAGGCTCTTCTACAAGACCTCAGAGACGTTGCTTTGGATCCAAAAAGCGAACTCCGAAAGTATCTCATGTGGCCGACCGTGATTGCTGGTGTCGAGCTGGATGCTGACGACGACACTTCTAAGGCCTTTAtcctggaggagctgggaTGGGCCAGTAAAATGTTTGGTACGGCATCGCTTCTGGTCGCGCAGGATCTATTAAAGAGGATCTGGGGCTCTGGCAAGACGGGGATGAGGAATTGGGACGATCTCTTTGACAGACCTTATGCATTTGTCATGTAA
- a CDS encoding Methylcrotonoyl-CoA carboxylase: protein MASTHQYPVERSKVSLRDQAHKDNLANWEPILEKYENALQQVSSEGTLASLERHQTRGQLLPRDRIALLLDQDSPFLELCPFAGFGNANSTPSANIIAGIGTVSGKICLLMSHIPTQSGGAWNEMTVVKVNRILEIASENDLPLISLVQSAGVFLPQQFRVFHKGGQLFYDLANRSFQGKPSCAIVFGSSTAGGAYHPALSDYSIFVENQAQVFLGGPPLVKMATGEEVEAEELGGANVHGSKTGLADQVATDEFDAIHKARDWVASLKIKQRFLKTNGEISNPLPPRYPIDDILSLVNPDIRKAFDMKEVVLRLVDDSRLAVFKPKYGVNILTTWAHIMGFRVGIVANQISVINPDEALKAAQFIRLCNQEGTPIIFLHNVTGFMVGTKAEHSGIIKAGAQLVSAVSCSQVPHISIIMGASYGAGNYAMCGRAYKPRFIFTWPTGKCSVMGPDQLAGVMEQIQSKKARPEGEKESADKVQEKTAQFKRQVQRDAESYSTSSMLIDDGIIDPRDTREVLGMCLEIVSGNDKSAGQGFRALARI from the exons ATGGCTTCCACACATCAATACCCAGTCGAGCGATCCAAGGTGTCACTCAGAGACCAAGCTCACAAGGACAATCTCGCAAATTGGGAGCCCATACTAGAGAAGTACGAGAATGCGCTGCAACAAGTATCCAGTGAGGGTACACTTGCCTCGCTTGAGAGGCATCAGACCCGAGGCCAACTTCTTC CAAGAGATCGCATTGCGTTACTTCTCGATCAAGACTCTCCATTCTTAGAGCTCTGTCCGTTTGCTGGCTTTGGGAATGCCAATTCGACGCCTTCTGCCAACATTATTGCTGGTATCGGCACAGTGAG CGGAAAGATATGTCTTCTCATGTCGCATATACCCACACAGAGCGGCGGAGCTTGGAACGAGATGACTG TTGTCAAGGTGAACCGCATTTTGGAGATAGCCTCCGAGAACGATCTCCCCCTCATCTCTCTTGTCCAGTCT GCCGGAGTATTCCTCCCGCAACAATTCCGAGTTTTCCACAAAGGTGGCCAACTCTTCTACGACCTCGCCAACCGCTCATTCCAAGGCAAGCCGTCGTGCGCCATCGTCTTTGGGTCTTCAACTGCCGGTGGAGCATATCACCCTGCTCTGTCCGACTATAGCATCTTTGTGGAGAATCAGGCTCAGGTCTTTCTTGGTGGTCCGCCGCTGGTCAAGATGGCTACTGGAGAAGAGGTCGAGGCAGAGGAGTTGGGTGGTGCTAATGTTCATGGGTCAAAGACTGGACTTGCCGATCAAGTCGCGACAGATGA GTTCGATGCGATTCACAAAGCCAGGGATTGGGTCGCCTctctcaagatcaagcagcgattcctcaagaccaacggTGAAATCTCgaatcctcttcctccacggTATCCCATCGATGATATACTTTCCTTGGTAAATCCCGATATTCGAAAGGCATTTGACATGAAggaggtggtgttgagacTTGTCGATGACTCGAGACTGGCCGTCTTCAAGCCCAAGTATGGTGTCAACATTTTGACGACTTGGGCACACATCATGG GCTTTCGGGTGGGAATTGTGGCCAACCAGATATCCGTCATCAACCCCGATGAAGCCCTCAAAGCCGCCCAGTTCATCCGGCTCTGCAACCAAGA GGGTACGCCCATCATCTTTCTCCACAACGTCACAGGTTTCATGGTAGGCACCAAAGCCGAACACTctggcatcatcaaggccggaGCGCAGCTCGTCTCCGCAGTTTCGTGCTCTCAAGTTCCTcacatctccatcatcatggggGCCTCCTACGGCGCTGGCAACTACGCCATGTGCGGTAGAGCGTACAAACCTCGGTTCATCTTTACTTGGCCGACGGGCAAGTGTAGCGTCATGGGACCTGATCAGCTGGCTGGCGTCATGGAGCAGATCCAGTCGAAGAAGGCTCGGCCTGAGGGAGAAAAGGAGTCAGCGGACAAGGTTCAGGAAAAGACGGCGCAGTTTAAGCGCCAGGTTCAAAGGGATGCTGAGAGCTACTCTACGAGCAGCATGCTTATTGATGACGGAATCATTGATCCCAGAGATACGAGGGAAGTGTTGGGTATGTGCTTGGAGATTGTTTCAGGAAACGACAAATCTGCTGGTCAAGGGTTCAGAGCTCTTGCGAGAATATAG
- a CDS encoding NmrA domain-containing protein produces MVKIAIAGGAGNVGQEIIDALVARNKHEIIILSRKDAPATELAPGVKWATTSYDDVDQLAGILQGVHTVLSFIANSQDPNATAQKKLIDASVKAGVKRFAPSEWATSGLKHAFWYAFKEETRKYLAELNKDKKVLEYCLFQPGIFTNYMTFPYNSSKHVDLFEVPINFHQRRAIIVEGGEDDVITVTTAQDLAKVVALAVEYEGEWPLVGGIRGANITVSELIKLGEKIRGKSTRPSVEKLNAEDLKAGVIKSSWMPIVTHPDVPPESREALAGSLLAGILLGGFHAGNFLVSDEWNKLLPDYKFTQPEEFLTEAWKAIEAGAKTVFTDY; encoded by the exons ATGGTCAAGATTGCTATCGCTGGTGGAGCTGGCA ATGTCGGCCAGGAGATCATCGACGCTCTAGTTGCCAGAAACAAGCACGAGATCATTATTCTCTCGCGAAAG GATGCTCCCGCCACGGAACTCGCTCCTGGAGTGAAATGGGCCACGACTAGCTACGACGATGTCGATCAGCTGGCCGGAATCCTGCAGGGCGTTCACACTGTGCTCTCCTTCATCGCCAACTCGCAGGACCCCAACGCCACGGCGCAAAAGAAGTTGATCGATGCCTCTGTTAAGGCAGGCGTGAAGCGATTCGCTCCCAGCGAGTGGGCTAC GTCCGGGCTCAAGCACGCCTTTTGGTATGCCTTTAAGGAGGAGACGCGCAAGTATCTCGCAGAGCTGAACAAAGACAAGAAA GTCCTCGAATACTGCCTCTTCCAACCAGGCATCTTCACCAACTACATGACCTTCCCTTACAACTCATCCAAGCATGTAGATCTCTTTGAAGTTCCAATTAACTTCCACCAGCGCCGGGCTATCATCGTCGAAGGGGGCGAAGACGATGTCATCACCGTCACCACGGCTCAGGATTTGGCCAAGGTCGTGGCTTTGGCTGTCGAGTACGAAGGAGAGTGGCCTCTAGTCGGTGGCATCAGAGGTGCAAACATCACCGTGAGCGAGCTTATCAAGCTCGGAGAGAAGATTCGAGGCAAGTCAACCCGACCCTCT GTAGAAAAACTCAACGCCGAAGATCTCAAGGCCGGTGTCATCAAGTCATCGTGGATGCCCATCGTTACTCATCCCGATGTCCCTCCCGAGTCCCGCGAAGCCTTGGCCGGAAGTCTCCTCGCTGGTATCCTGCTGGGTGGCTTTCATGCTGGAAACTTTTTGGTCTCTGATGAGTGGAACAAGCTCCTCCCGGACTACAAGTTCACTCAGCCCGAGGAGTTCTTGACCGAGGCTTGGAAGGCGATTGAGGCTGGTGCAAAAACTGTTTTCACCGATTATTAG